Proteins co-encoded in one Kribbella solani genomic window:
- a CDS encoding pyridoxal phosphate-dependent aminotransferase encodes MASRISARIGAISESATLAVDSKAKALKAAGRPVIGFGAGEPDFPTPDYIVDAAVAAARDPKNHRYSPAGGLPELKQAIAVKTKRDSGYEIEPSQVLVTNGGKHAVYNAFATLLDPGDEVLLPAPYWTTYPEAIRLAGGVPVEVLADETQNYSVTVEQLEAARTPRTKALLFCSPSNPTGAVDAPEAITAIGRWALEHDLWVITDEIYEHLTYGDASFTSIPVAVPELADRTVVLNGVAKTYAMTGWRVGWMIGPKDVIKAATNLQSHQTSNVCNIAQRAALAAVSGDLSAVDEMKLAFDRRRRTMVRMLNEIPGVECPEPTGAFYAYPSVKGVLGKQIAGRTPESSAELAALILDEAEVAVVPGEAFGAPGYLRLSYALGDADLAEGLSRIAKLLG; translated from the coding sequence ATGGCTTCCAGGATCTCGGCGCGGATCGGCGCCATCAGTGAATCGGCGACGCTGGCGGTGGACAGCAAAGCGAAGGCGCTCAAGGCGGCGGGGCGGCCGGTGATCGGTTTCGGCGCGGGCGAGCCGGACTTCCCGACGCCTGACTACATCGTGGACGCGGCGGTCGCGGCGGCCCGGGATCCGAAGAACCACCGGTACAGCCCGGCCGGCGGCCTGCCGGAGCTCAAGCAGGCGATCGCCGTGAAGACCAAGCGCGACTCCGGGTACGAGATCGAGCCGTCCCAGGTACTGGTCACGAACGGCGGCAAGCATGCCGTGTACAACGCGTTCGCGACCCTGCTCGACCCAGGAGATGAGGTACTCCTGCCGGCGCCGTACTGGACCACCTACCCGGAGGCGATCCGGCTGGCCGGCGGCGTACCGGTCGAGGTACTCGCGGACGAGACGCAGAACTACAGCGTCACCGTCGAGCAGTTGGAGGCGGCTCGTACGCCCCGGACCAAGGCGCTGCTGTTCTGTTCGCCGAGCAACCCGACCGGCGCGGTGGACGCCCCGGAGGCGATCACGGCGATCGGCCGCTGGGCGCTCGAGCACGATCTGTGGGTGATCACGGACGAGATCTACGAGCACCTCACGTACGGTGACGCGTCGTTCACTTCGATCCCGGTCGCCGTACCGGAACTCGCGGACCGGACCGTCGTACTGAACGGTGTCGCCAAGACGTACGCGATGACCGGCTGGCGGGTCGGCTGGATGATCGGCCCCAAGGACGTGATCAAGGCGGCGACCAACCTGCAGTCGCACCAGACCTCGAACGTCTGCAACATCGCGCAACGCGCCGCGCTGGCGGCGGTGTCCGGCGATCTGAGCGCGGTCGACGAGATGAAGCTGGCGTTCGACCGGCGGCGCCGGACGATGGTCCGGATGCTCAACGAGATCCCCGGCGTCGAGTGCCCGGAGCCGACCGGCGCCTTCTACGCGTACCCGTCGGTGAAGGGCGTACTCGGCAAGCAGATCGCCGGGCGTACGCCGGAATCGTCCGCCGAGCTGGCCGCTCTGATCCTGGACGAGGCGGAAGTGGCGGTCGTGCCCGGCGAGGCGTTCGGCGCGCCCGGGTACCTGCGGCTGTCCTACGCCCTCGGCGACGCGGACCTGGCCGAAGGGCTGAGCCGGATCGCCAAGCTGCTGGGGTGA
- the secE gene encoding preprotein translocase subunit SecE, giving the protein MTETRTPAPSGAGKPAEGKQGRGLLRFYRQVVAELRKVVWPTRKQLSTYFVVVLTFVVFVIAIVSVLDLAFGWAMFKIFG; this is encoded by the coding sequence GTGACGGAGACGCGCACCCCGGCACCGTCCGGCGCCGGCAAGCCTGCGGAAGGCAAGCAGGGCAGGGGCCTGCTGCGTTTCTACCGTCAGGTGGTCGCCGAGCTCCGCAAGGTGGTTTGGCCGACCCGCAAGCAGCTCTCCACCTACTTCGTGGTCGTCCTGACCTTCGTGGTGTTCGTCATCGCGATCGTCTCGGTCCTCGACCTGGCCTTCGGCTGGGCGATGTTCAAGATCTTCGGCTGA
- the nusG gene encoding transcription termination/antitermination protein NusG, whose amino-acid sequence MVVVAAADDAEAAEVVTGSDVEDAAEELAEETAETAPETTTEPPVAADEVVFSSDDADAADSAGDEADDDADVDALAVAAAAATDDDDDAAEEAEPEEPGDPLEELRSRLRSQIGDWYVVHTYSGMENRVKGNLENRINSLNMEDYIFEIIVPTEEVAEIKNGQRRMVKRTVLPGYVLVRMDLTDESWSTVRHTPSVTGFVGNSQKPVPLSLEEVEKMLAPAVVAAAEAAAAEAGAAPAKTAAKKKVEVADFGVGDSVMVVDGPFATLHATVTEINAEAQRIKALVEIFGRETPVELSFNQIQKV is encoded by the coding sequence GTGGTCGTGGTGGCCGCGGCTGACGACGCCGAGGCCGCCGAAGTGGTGACCGGGAGCGACGTCGAGGACGCCGCCGAGGAGCTGGCCGAAGAGACCGCGGAGACCGCGCCGGAAACCACCACCGAGCCGCCGGTCGCGGCCGACGAGGTCGTTTTCTCCAGCGACGACGCCGACGCCGCTGATTCGGCCGGCGACGAAGCTGACGACGACGCCGACGTGGATGCGCTGGCCGTCGCGGCCGCCGCCGCGACGGACGACGATGACGACGCGGCCGAGGAGGCGGAGCCGGAAGAGCCGGGCGACCCGCTCGAGGAGCTGCGCAGCCGGCTGCGGTCGCAGATCGGCGACTGGTACGTGGTGCACACGTACTCAGGGATGGAGAACCGGGTAAAGGGCAACCTGGAGAACCGGATCAACTCCCTGAACATGGAGGACTACATCTTCGAGATCATCGTGCCGACCGAAGAGGTCGCCGAGATCAAGAACGGTCAGCGCCGGATGGTCAAGCGCACCGTGCTCCCCGGTTACGTGCTGGTCCGGATGGACCTCACCGACGAGTCCTGGTCGACCGTACGGCACACGCCGTCGGTGACCGGTTTCGTCGGGAACAGCCAGAAGCCGGTCCCGCTCAGCCTCGAAGAGGTGGAGAAGATGCTCGCACCGGCCGTCGTGGCGGCGGCCGAGGCGGCGGCAGCCGAAGCCGGTGCCGCACCCGCCAAGACCGCGGCCAAGAAGAAGGTCGAGGTTGCCGACTTCGGTGTCGGTGACTCGGTCATGGTGGTCGACGGGCCGTTCGCGACCCTGCACGCCACAGTCACGGAGATCAACGCCGAGGCCCAGCGGATCAAGGCCCTGGTTGAGATCTTCGGCCGGGAGACCCCGGTGGAACTCAGCTTCAACCAGATCCAGAAAGTCTAA
- a CDS encoding IclR family transcriptional regulator has translation MSPLTPQAVTKDRVQPGETIEDEGRVYAVRSIERVVSVLNLLQESIDGVTLKEVADAADLPKSSAFRYLWTLEKSRYVERDTDSGLFRIGLGFLGMQSRHTEVLRERVRPSLERLRDDLDETTNLGLLDGHHVIYLEIIESRRSVRLAASRGTHDPLHSTALGKAIAAHLPEDRVRELLSEAGMPSRTAETITSVDDYLAELAKVRRLGYAVDNRENEPDGRCVAVPILGTRLPAALSVSAPEARFSMRDVEKTARTLIEVAGQITLSPTGTA, from the coding sequence GTGAGTCCGCTGACTCCGCAAGCCGTTACCAAGGACAGGGTGCAGCCCGGCGAGACCATCGAGGACGAAGGCCGGGTGTACGCGGTGCGCTCGATCGAACGCGTCGTCTCGGTGCTGAACCTGCTGCAGGAATCGATCGACGGCGTCACGCTCAAGGAGGTCGCCGACGCCGCGGATCTGCCCAAGTCGTCGGCGTTCCGCTACCTGTGGACGCTGGAGAAGAGCCGCTACGTCGAGCGCGACACCGACAGCGGCCTGTTCCGGATCGGCCTCGGTTTCCTCGGCATGCAGTCCCGCCACACCGAGGTACTGCGCGAACGCGTCCGCCCTTCGCTGGAACGGCTTCGCGACGATCTGGACGAGACCACCAACCTCGGGCTGCTCGACGGTCACCACGTGATCTACCTGGAGATCATCGAGAGTCGCCGCAGCGTCCGGCTGGCGGCCAGCCGGGGTACGCACGACCCGCTGCACTCGACCGCGCTGGGCAAGGCGATCGCCGCGCACCTGCCCGAGGACCGGGTCCGCGAGCTGCTGTCAGAGGCCGGGATGCCGAGCCGGACCGCCGAGACCATCACCAGCGTCGACGACTACCTGGCCGAGCTGGCGAAGGTGCGCCGGCTCGGGTACGCGGTCGACAACCGTGAAAACGAGCCGGACGGCCGGTGCGTCGCCGTGCCGATCCTCGGCACCCGGCTGCCGGCCGCCCTGAGCGTGAGCGCCCCCGAGGCGCGGTTCTCGATGCGGGACGTGGAGAAAACCGCGCGAACCCTGATCGAGGTCGCCGGCCAGATCACCCTCAGCCCGACCGGAACCGCCTGA
- a CDS encoding adenosine deaminase: protein MTQRDLRVLPKTHLHLHFSGSMRHLTLVELADKHGVRLPDALRTEWPPDLSAADERGWFRFQRLYDIARSVLRTEDDVRRLVREAAEDDRADGSRWLEIQVDPSGYANRFHGITEFTDLVLDAARDAAASTGIEVQVIIAANRTRHPLDARTLARLAAQYVGRGVVGFGLSNDERRGTTSEFAPAFRIARNAGLLAAPHGGELCGPATVRTCLDELGAGRIGHGVRAVEDPDLLKRVVEAQIALEVCPASNVSLGVYHRPEDVPLRELYEAGARIALGADDPLLFGSRLAEQYETARGVHGFTDAELADLARGSVLASTAPPDVQQALLAEISQWLGAPAAVPA, encoded by the coding sequence ATGACGCAGCGGGATCTGCGGGTGCTGCCCAAAACACACCTGCATCTGCACTTCTCCGGGTCGATGCGGCATCTGACGCTGGTCGAGCTGGCCGACAAGCATGGCGTCCGGCTGCCGGACGCGCTGCGCACCGAATGGCCACCGGATCTCTCGGCGGCCGACGAACGCGGCTGGTTCCGGTTCCAGCGGCTGTACGACATCGCCCGTTCGGTGCTGCGGACCGAGGACGACGTACGCCGCCTGGTCCGCGAAGCGGCCGAGGACGATCGCGCCGACGGGTCGCGCTGGCTGGAGATCCAGGTCGACCCGTCCGGGTACGCGAACCGTTTCCACGGCATCACCGAGTTCACCGACCTGGTCCTGGACGCCGCCCGGGATGCCGCAGCGTCGACCGGGATCGAGGTCCAGGTCATCATCGCGGCGAACCGCACCCGCCACCCGCTGGACGCGCGGACGCTGGCGCGGCTCGCCGCTCAGTACGTCGGCCGGGGCGTGGTCGGTTTCGGACTGTCGAACGACGAACGCCGGGGCACCACCTCGGAGTTCGCGCCGGCGTTCCGGATCGCGCGGAACGCCGGGCTGCTGGCGGCCCCACATGGTGGCGAACTGTGCGGCCCCGCCACCGTACGCACCTGTCTGGACGAGCTCGGGGCGGGCCGGATCGGCCACGGCGTCCGCGCGGTCGAGGACCCCGATCTGCTGAAGCGAGTGGTCGAGGCGCAGATCGCCCTCGAGGTCTGCCCGGCGTCCAACGTCTCGCTCGGCGTCTACCACCGCCCCGAGGACGTCCCACTCCGCGAGCTGTACGAGGCCGGCGCGCGGATCGCGCTCGGCGCCGACGACCCGCTCCTGTTCGGCTCGCGGCTGGCCGAGCAGTACGAGACCGCCCGCGGCGTGCACGGCTTCACCGACGCCGAGCTGGCCGACCTGGCCCGCGGCTCGGTGCTGGCCTCGACCGCGCCGCCGGACGTGCAACAGGCACTGCTCGCCGAGATCTCCCAGTGGCTAGGGGCTCCGGCGGCCGTACCGGCCTGA